The genome window CGCCGATGATGAGAATGCTGTGGATGTCGCTGCGCTTGGGCATGTCAGGTCCTGGCGGCGCCGGCGTGGCGGTCGATCATGGTCACGAAGTCGTCGAAGAGGCCCGCCACGTCGCGCGGGCCGGGGCTGGCCTCCGGGTGCCCCTGGAAGCTGAAGGCAGGCGCGTCGTCGAGGGCGAGGCCCTGGTTGGTGCCGTCGAAGAGGGAACGGTGCGTGACCGTCACGCCGGCCGGCAGTGAGGCCTCGTCGATGGCGAAGCCGTGGTTCTGGCTGGTGATCAGCACGCGCCCGTCGCGCAGATCCTGTACCGGATGGTTGGCGCCGTGGTGACCGAACTTCATCTTCAGTGTGCGCGCTCCGGCCGCCAGCCCCAGGATCTGGTGACCGAGACAGATACCGAATGTCGGCATTTTTGCCTCGATCAGGGCGCGAGCCGTCGCGATCGCGTAGTCACAGGGCTCGGGATCGCCGGGGCCATTGGAAAGCAGCACCCCATCCGGCGCCAGCGCCAGGATCTCCTCCGCGGAGGTGGTCGCGGGCACCACCGTCACCCGGCAATCGCGGTCAACGAGCAGGCGCAGGATGTTGCGCTTGACGCCGAAGTCGCAGACGACAACGTGCCGCTTGCCGCCCTCGATCACGGGGCTGGCGTTGTCCGCGAAGCGCCAGCTGCCGTGCTTCCACTCGTAACGCTCGGCCGTGCTGGCGCCGCGCGCGAGATCGGCGCCCTTGAGCCCACTGAAGCCGCGCGCGGCTTCCAGGGCGGTCTCCACCGACAGGCCCTCGCCGGCGGCGATGCAGCCTGCCTGCGCACCCGCATTGCGCAGATGGTTGGTCAGCCGGCGCGTGTCGATGCCGCCGATGGCGACGACGCCCTCGTCGCGCAGATAGGCGTCGAAAGCGCGCTCGGCGCGATAGCTGCTGGGCGGACGCGGCACTTCGCGCAGCACGAGGCCGGCGAGCTGAACGCGGTCGGACTCGGTGTCCTCGCTATTGGCGCCGACATTGCCGATGTGCGGATAGGTCAGAGTGACGATCTGGCGCTGATAGCTTGGATCGGTCAGGATTTCCTGATAGCCGCTCATCGCGGTGTTGAAGACCACCTCACCAGTGGTGGTGCCTTCGGCGCCAATTGCGTAGCCGTGGAACAGGGTGCCATCGGCGAGGGCCAGCGTGGCAGGCGGGAGAGCGCGCATGCGGATAGTCCGGTTCGGAAAGTGGGCGTCTCGACCGCGGGCAGGCGTACGCGCCGGAGGTCGAACCGGGCGCGGATTCTAGCGCCTAGTCGCCCGACGCGTCCATTTGTAACGCCGCGCGGGTGAGCGCCTCGCCATCCAGCCGGAAGCGTTGCCATTCCGGTTGGTGCACGGCGCCGAGCCGCTCATAGAAGGCAATGGCGGGCGCATTCCAGTCGAGCACGGACCATTCGACGCGCGCGTAGTGACGCCGCTCCGCCTCGGCGCAGACGGCGCGCAGCAGCGCCAGACCGATGCCCTGCCCGCGCGCCTCGGGCAGCACGAAGAGGTCCTCAAGATAGAAACCCGGCCGGCAACGGAATGTTGAAAACGACTTGAAGTAAATCGCGCAACCAACTGCTTCTAGGTTGATTTCACTGCTATCAATTTGCTCGGCGAGGAGCGCCTCGACGAAGGGCCGGCGCCCGAAAAGCGCCTCGTGCAACTCCCCGGCGTCCAGCGCCAGCTCGTGCTCAAGGGCCTCATAGGCCGCCAGCGCCTGGATCAGCTTCAGGAGCACCGGCACATCCGCCGGCTGCGCGCGGCGAATGCGCGCAGCCGAGGACTCAGAGGCCGAGGACATCGAAGAGATCGTAGCGCCCTGGGCTGCGCCCGCGAAGCCAGGCCGCCGCGCGCAGCGCGCCGTTGGCAAAGGTGGCACGGCTGGATGCCCGGTGACCGAGTTCGATGCGCTCACCGTCGCCGAGGAAGAGCACCTGATGATCACCCACAACGTCGCCGCCACGCACGGTGGCGAAGCCGATGGCCCCGCTTTCGCGCTCGCCGGTATGCCCCTCGCGCGACTTGACCGCGACATCCTCGAGCCGAACCCCGCGCGCCTCGGCCGCCGCCTCGCCCAGCGCCAGCGCAGTGCCACTGGGGGCGTCGACCTTGTGGCGATGATGCGCTTCGACGACCTCGATATCGAAGTCATCCCCCAGCGCCTTTGCCGCCTGCGCCACCAGCGCGCGGAGCAGCGTCACGCCCAGGCTGTAGTTGGCCGCCATGACGATGGGGATATCGGCGCTGGCGGTCTCGATCTTGGCGAGCTGGCCATTGTCGAAGCCGGTGGTGCCAATCACCATGCCGCAGCCCTGCTTGCGGCAGGCCGCCAGCAAAGCGAGGCTCGCCTCCGGACGGGTGAAGTCCACCACAACATCGGCTCTGGCGACGGCGGCTTCGACGTCGGCGCTCACCGTCACGGCCGCTTCCGGCCTCACCGGCTTGCCGACACCGGAGGCTTCCGGATGGTCCAGCGCCGCGACCAGCTGCAGCCCGTCGTGCCCTTCCACGGCCTCGGCCAGCGCCTGACCCATGCGGCCACCGGCACCGGCAATGCAGATCTTCATTGTGTCGCCCATCGCGTCCTTGCCTCCCATGGCGGCCTAGCCACCAATGGCATCTTCGATGAATCGGCGCGCCTTATCCAGCCAGGAACTGGATTTCGGATTGTGCCGCTCCGAGGAATCCTCCAGTGATTCCCCGAACTCGCGCAGCAGATCCCTCTGCTTGCGCGTGAGCTTGACAGGTGTCTCGACCATCGCCGTAACCAGCAGGTCGCCATGCCCGCCGCCGCGCAGGCTGGGCATGCCCTTGCCACGCAGACGGAAGGTCTTGTTGGTCTGGGTGCCCTCGGGGATCTTGAGCTTGGCCTTGCCGTCGAGCGTAGGCACGTCCAGCTCGCCGCCTAGTGCGGCCGTCACGAAGCCGATCGGTACCGTGCAGAAGAGATCCGCGCCCTCGCGCTCGAAGAAATCGTGCGGCTTGACGTTGATCTGGATGTAGAGATCGCCGGGCGGGGCGCCGGCATCGCCGGGTTCGCCGTCGCCGCTGCGCCGGATACGGTCGCCGACGTCGACACCCGCGGGGACCTTCACCGTCAGCGTCTGCTCGCTGCGGATCTGGCCCTGACCCTTGCAGTCGGAACAGGGGTCGGTAACGACCGTGCCGCGGCCGCGACACTGCGGGCAGGTCTGCGCCAGCGTGAAGAAGCCTTGCTGGATACGCACCTGGCCGCGACCGTGACAGGTCGGGCAGGTCGGCGGCTTGCCGCCCTTGGCGTTGCCGGTGCCCTTGCAACTGCCACAGTTGTCGAAGCGCGGAATGGTGATGGTGTGTTCGCTGCCGGCGTAGGCCTCTTCCAGCGTGATGTCGAGCTCGTAGCGCAGGTCCGCGCCGCGCCGCGGTCCACCGCGGCCACCGCCGCCGAAGATGTCGGAGAACATGTCACCGAAGATGTCGGAGAAGCCGCCACCGAAATCACCAGCACCGGCACCGCCGCCCGCCGCGCCGCGCAGACCATCGTGGCCGTAGCGGTCGTAGACCTGCCGCTTCTGCGGATCGGAGAGCACCTCGTAGGCCTCGCCGGCTTCCTTGAACTTGTCGGCCGCCTCTTCGTCGCCCGGGTTGCGATCCGGGTGGTACTTCATCGCCATGCGGCGATAGGCCTTCTTGATGTCTTCGTCGGAGGCGTCGCGAGAGACGCCCAGGACTTCGTAGTAATCGCGCTGGCTCATGCTGCTCCCTGGTGCAGTAGGGCTGCCCGAAACGCAAAACGCCCGAAGACGGGCGCTGCGTGCGGATGAACGGCAAAAACCGGGGCCGCGCTGGCGGCGCGGCCCCGGTCTGGACAGCCGTTATTTCTTGTCGTCGTCCTTGACTTCGGTGAACTCGGCATCGACGACGTCCTCGTCGGACTTGGCCTGGGCCTCACCGTCGCCGCCAGCTTCGCCACCCTCGGCGCCGCTCTCGGCATAGGCGCGCTCGGCGAGCTTGGCGGACGCCTCGGCCAGCGCCTGCGTGGCGGTGTCGATGGCCTCCTTGTCGTCACCCTTGAGGGCCTCACGCAGCTCGTTGATCTTGGTCTCGATCTCTTCCTTCTCGGAGGCTTCGATCTTGTCCTCGCCGAGGTCCTTCATGGACTTCTCGACGCCGTGGATCATCGCGTCCGCCTGGTTGCGGCTGTTGACCAGCTCGGCGAACTTCTTGTCCTCCTCGGCGTGCGCCTCGGCGTCCTTGACCATCTGCTCGACCTCGTCCTCGGAGAGACCGGAGCTGGCCTTGATCTCGATGGACTGCTCCTTGTTGGTCGCCTTGTCCTTGGCCGAGACGTTGAGAATGCCGTTGGCGTCGATGTCGAAAGTGACCTCAATCTGTGGCATGCCGCGCGGGGCGGGCGGGATGTCGGTCAGATCGAAGCGGCCGAGCTGCTTGTTGGCCGAAGCCTGCTCGCGCTCGCCCTGGTAGACCTGGATCGTCACCGCGGTCTGGTTGTCGTCGGCCGTCGAGAAGACTTCCTGCTTGCGCGTCGGAATGGTGGTGTTCTTCTCGATCAGCTTGGTCATGCGACCGCCCAGCGTCTCGATGCCCAGCGACAGCGGGGTGACGTCGAGCAGCAGCACATCGCTGCGGTCGCCGGAGAGCACCGAACCCTGCAGCGCGGCGCCGACGGCCACGGCTTCGTCCGGATTGACGTCCTTGCGCGGCTCGCGACCGAAGAACTCCTTGACCGCTTCCTGCACCTTGGGCATGCGCGTCTGGCCGCCAACGAGGATGACCTCGTTAATGTCGCCGGCCTTCATACCCGCGTCCTTCAGCGCGGTCTTGCACGGCTCGATGGCACGCGCGATCAGATCCTCGACCAGGCCCTCGAGCTTGGCGCGCGTCAGCTTCAGGTTGAGATGCTTCGGACCGCTCTGGTCGGCCGTGACGTAGGGCAGGTTGATCTCGGTCTGCGTCGTCGACGACAGCTCGATCTTGGCCTTCTCGGCGGCCTCCTTGAGGCGCTGCTTGGCCAGCGGGTCCTGGCGCAGGTCGATGCCCTGCTCCTTCTTGAACTCCTCGGCGATCCAGTCGATGACGCGGTTGTCGAAGTCCTCGCCACCCAGGAAGGTGTCGCCGTTGGTGGCGTGTACCTCGAACTGCTTGTCGCCGTCGACGTCCGCGATCTCGATGATCGAGATGTCGAAGGTGCCGCCGCCCAGGTCGAAGACCGCGACCTTCTTGTCGCCGCCTTCCTTGTCCAGCCCGTAGGCCAGCGCAGCCGCGGTCGGCTCGTTGATGATGCGCTCAACCTCGAGCCCGGCAATCTTGCCGGCGTCCTTGGTGGCCTGGCGCTGCGAGTCGTTGAAGTAGGCCGGCACGGTGACCACGGCCTTGGTGACCTTCTCGCCGAGATAATCCTCGGCGGTCTTCTTCATCTTCGCGAGCACCTCTGCAGAGACCTGCTGCGGCGCGAGCTGCTTGTCGCGCACTTTCACCCAGGCATCGCCGTTGTCGGCCTTGACGATCTCGTAGGGCACCATGTCGATGTCCTTCTTGGTGATCGGATCGTCGAAGCGCCGGCCGATCAGTCGCTTGATGGCATAAAGCGTATTGGCCGGATTGGTGATCGCCTGGCGCTTGGCCGGGCGGCCCACCAGCGTCTGACCGTCGTCGGTGTAGGCGACGACTGAGGGCGTGGTGCGCTCACCCTCGGCGTTCTCGATGACCTTGGCATTATTGCCTTCGAAGACGGCGACGCAGGAATTGGTGGTTCCCAGATCGATTCCGATAGTGCGCGACATAGTTGTGGACTCCTAAAAGATTGAAATTCGGTTGCCGGCAGTAATCTCCGGCCGATGCCTGAGCAAATTGGGGCGCACGCCGGGCATTCAACCCCGGCGCGACGAATCAGCGCTTATCGCTGCCCGACGGCGCCTCGCCGTCATCCTGCGCTTGGCTGCCATCATCGCCACCGCTCTGCGCCTGCGAGGCCGCAGCAGCAGCGACGACCACGCGCGCTGGCCTGAGCACGCGCTCGTGGAGCTGAAAACCCTTCTGCACGACTTCCAGCACGTGATTCGGCGCCACATCGGCGCTGGGGGTCATGGAGACGGCTTCGTGAAACTCCGGGTCGAAGACGGCGCCGGCCGGGTCGAGCTCGACGACGCCATGCCGCGCCAGGGTGTCGCCCAGCTGCTTGCGAGTCAGTTCAATGCCCTCGATGACCGGCTGCGTGGCGCCCGCCTCGCGCGCGGCCCTGAGGCCGAGTTCCAGACTGTCGACCACCGCCAGCAGATCCCGGAAGACCTTCTCCGCCGCGTACTTGACGGCATTGGAATTCTCGCGCTCCATGCGCTTGCGCTGATTCTCGGCCTCGGCGCGCGTGCGCAGCAGCTGGTCCTTGTAGGCCTGGGCCAGCGCCTCGGCGCGGGCCACCGGATCCTCCTGAGCAACCTCGCCTTCAGCGCCCTGCGGCATCTCGGCTTCCGGCTGTTGATCCGTGGCTTCCTGCGGATCCCCTGATTTGCGCGCGTCGTCGTTATCCGACATAGATCTCTGGCTCGTGCGTGGAATGGACTGCGGCCGCGAAAACGCGGCCAACGCCGAGCATCTTGGGGGCGCTCAGGAAGCTTTCAAGCCTTCGCTGAGAATTCGCGCCGTGTCGCGCACCAGTGGAATGATCCGCCCATAGGCCATGCGCGTGGGGCCGATGACGCCGATGATGCCCGCCACGCGGCCATCCAGCGAATAGGGGGCGGTGACCACACTGCAGTCGTCGAGTACGCGATAACCCGATTCGTCACCGATGAAGAGCTGGACGCCCTGCGCCTCCAGACACTGATCGAAGACCGCGAGCAGATCGCGTTTGCGATCGAGGGCGTCGAAGAGATCGCGCAGGCGATCGATCTGCGCCAGTTCCTCGAAGGCGAAGAGATTGGCGCCGCCCGCGACGACCATATCGCCGTCATCGCGCTTCTCGGGCGCAGCGGATTCCAGCAGCTCCAGTGCCGACTGCAGCTGCGCGTCGACGCTCTGCTTGGTCTCGCCGAGGTCCTGGCGCAGTGCCTCGCGCAGCGCCAGCAGGTCACGGCCGGCGAAGTGGGTATTGATGGCGTTGGCAAAGCGTTCCAGTTCCTCGGCGGCATAGGTGCGCTCGGTCTGCAGCACGCGGTTTTGCACCTCGTGCTGATTGACGACGAGGATGGCGAGCACGCGCTGCCCCGATAGCGGCAGGAACTCGATGCGACGCAGCACGGCACGGTTGCGCCGCGGCACGGTGACGACGCCCGCCATGGTCGACAGGCTCGACAGCACGTGCGAGGTCGCCTGCAGCATCTCGTCGGAACCCGCCGCGCGGCTGCCCAGGATTTCCTGCATCAGCCGCCGCTGCACGCGCGCCGGCATGTGCTCCGGCTCCAGCAGTTGATCGACGAAGAGCCGATAGCCCTGCTGCGTCGGGATGCGACCGGCCGAAGTATGCGGAGAACAGACGAAGCCCATCTCGTCGAGATCGGCCATGACGTTGCGGATCGTCGCCGGCGACAGACTGTTGCCGACCTCGCGCGAGAGCTGCCGAGAGGCCACCGGGTGGCCGTCACGGATATAGCGCTCGATGAGCAGCTTCAACAGCCAGGCGGCGCGGTCATCGAGTTCAGCCATGGCGGGAACGCTATGCCGACCTCGGGGACGCGTCAAGCCGGCTGTCACCTAGTCAAAACCGCTACGCTTGGCGCAACAGGGATCCCGGATTCAGCATGCAGCGCTTCTCAACCATCGGTATCGTCGCAAAGCGCGATGCAGCCATCGCCAGCACGCTGGCGACGCTGATCGAGTTCCTCCGCGACCACGACTGCGAGATCATCACCGACGCTGGCTGCGCCGCTCTACTGCCGGAGCAGCTCGATGCCTGCGCGCCCGAGGCGCTGCACGCCTGCGATCTGGTGATTGTCGTCGGCGGCGACGGCACCCTGCTGCACGCCGGCCGCGCGCTGGCCGCCCGCGACGTCCCCATCCTGGGCATCAACCAGGGACGACTCGGCTTCATGGTTGATGTCGCTCCGAACGACCTCGCCGCGTCACTGACCGCCGTGCTGGCGGGCGACTATCACGAAGAGCAGCGCCCGATGCTCGATGCGCACATCGAGCGCGACACCGATGGACGGCACCAGTTACTCGCCGTCAACGACCTCGTCATCCGCAACCAGGCGGCGATCCGGATGATCGAGTTCGAAACCTTTCTCGACGATGCCTTCATCAGCACACACCGAGCCGACGGCATCATCGTGGCCACACCTACCGGTTCGACGGCCTACGCCCTATCCGGAGGTGGGCCCATCATCCATCCTGGCGTGGACGCCGTGACACTGGTGCCGATCTGCCCGCACGCGCTGTCGGACCGGCCGGTTGTGGTGTCGGCACAGCACAGCATCCGCATCAGGCTCATCGGCGACGCGCGCACGCGTGCCGTCTGCACGGCCGACGGCCAGCACAACGAAACCATCCGTAGCGGCGACACCCTCTGCGTGCAGCGCGCGCCTCGACCGCTCCGGCTCATCCATCCGCCGTCCTATAATTATTTCGAAGTGCTGCGCAGCAAGCTGCACTGGGGCCGCGACCGCGTCTGAGGCTGCCTGCATGCTCGTGCATCTGGATATCCGCGACTTCGCCATCGTCGACGCCGTCTCGCTCGACCTCGCCGCCGGCATGACCGTTCTCAGCGGCGAGACGGGCGCGGGCAAGTCCATCCTGGTCGACGCCATCGGCCTGCTGCTCGGCGACCGCGCCGATAGCGCCAATGTCCGCGACGGTGCCGCGCAGGCGGAAGTCTCCGGCCAGTGGACACTGGCTGCCGATGACGACGCCGTGCGCTGGCTCGACGAGCAGGCCCTGACCGACGAGGCCGAACCGGAGAGCATCGTGCTGCGACGGGTGATCTCCGCGGACGGTCGCTCGCGCGCCTTCATCAACGGCCGGCCAGTATCGGTGGGCGCACTGCGCGAACTCGGCGAGATGCTCGTCGAGATCCACGGCCAGCACGCCCATCAGCTGCTGCGCAAGCCCGAACACCAGCGCCGCCTGCTCGACGACTTCGGTGACCACGATGCGCTGCTCGCGGAGGTGGCCGAGGCTGCCCGAGCCCTCAGTGAATCCAAACGCCAGCACGAGGCCGCGATCGGCACCCATGCCACCGACCCCCGACAGCTCGAATACCTGCGCCACCAGGTCGAGGAAATCGAGGCACTAGAGCTCAGCGAGGAGGGCTTGAGCGAGCTGGAGGCAGACCACCAGCGGCTGGCGCATGCCGAGTCCCTGCTCTCCACCGGCGGCCAGGCGCTCGCCGGCTTGAGCGACGACGAAACCTCCGCCCGGTCACAGCTCTCCACCATCCACGGCCTGCTGAGCGAGCTCTGCGAGCGCAGCGAGGACTTCCGTGAAGCTGCCGATCTGGTTGATCAGGCCTTCATCGCAGTGGACGAGGCCACCACCAGCCTGCGCCACGCCCTCGACCGCATCGAGGTCGACCCCGAGCGCCTGCGCCAGGTCGAAGAGCGAATCTCAAGCATTCACGACATAGCGCGC of Algiphilus aromaticivorans DG1253 contains these proteins:
- the carA gene encoding glutamine-hydrolyzing carbamoyl-phosphate synthase small subunit, whose product is MRALPPATLALADGTLFHGYAIGAEGTTTGEVVFNTAMSGYQEILTDPSYQRQIVTLTYPHIGNVGANSEDTESDRVQLAGLVLREVPRPPSSYRAERAFDAYLRDEGVVAIGGIDTRRLTNHLRNAGAQAGCIAAGEGLSVETALEAARGFSGLKGADLARGASTAERYEWKHGSWRFADNASPVIEGGKRHVVVCDFGVKRNILRLLVDRDCRVTVVPATTSAEEILALAPDGVLLSNGPGDPEPCDYAIATARALIEAKMPTFGICLGHQILGLAAGARTLKMKFGHHGANHPVQDLRDGRVLITSQNHGFAIDEASLPAGVTVTHRSLFDGTNQGLALDDAPAFSFQGHPEASPGPRDVAGLFDDFVTMIDRHAGAART
- a CDS encoding GNAT family N-acetyltransferase, which gives rise to MLLKLIQALAAYEALEHELALDAGELHEALFGRRPFVEALLAEQIDSSEINLEAVGCAIYFKSFSTFRCRPGFYLEDLFVLPEARGQGIGLALLRAVCAEAERRHYARVEWSVLDWNAPAIAFYERLGAVHQPEWQRFRLDGEALTRAALQMDASGD
- the dapB gene encoding 4-hydroxy-tetrahydrodipicolinate reductase — translated: MKICIAGAGGRMGQALAEAVEGHDGLQLVAALDHPEASGVGKPVRPEAAVTVSADVEAAVARADVVVDFTRPEASLALLAACRKQGCGMVIGTTGFDNGQLAKIETASADIPIVMAANYSLGVTLLRALVAQAAKALGDDFDIEVVEAHHRHKVDAPSGTALALGEAAAEARGVRLEDVAVKSREGHTGERESGAIGFATVRGGDVVGDHQVLFLGDGERIELGHRASSRATFANGALRAAAWLRGRSPGRYDLFDVLGL
- the dnaJ gene encoding molecular chaperone DnaJ, whose amino-acid sequence is MSQRDYYEVLGVSRDASDEDIKKAYRRMAMKYHPDRNPGDEEAADKFKEAGEAYEVLSDPQKRQVYDRYGHDGLRGAAGGGAGAGDFGGGFSDIFGDMFSDIFGGGGRGGPRRGADLRYELDITLEEAYAGSEHTITIPRFDNCGSCKGTGNAKGGKPPTCPTCHGRGQVRIQQGFFTLAQTCPQCRGRGTVVTDPCSDCKGQGQIRSEQTLTVKVPAGVDVGDRIRRSGDGEPGDAGAPPGDLYIQINVKPHDFFEREGADLFCTVPIGFVTAALGGELDVPTLDGKAKLKIPEGTQTNKTFRLRGKGMPSLRGGGHGDLLVTAMVETPVKLTRKQRDLLREFGESLEDSSERHNPKSSSWLDKARRFIEDAIGG
- the dnaK gene encoding molecular chaperone DnaK, with amino-acid sequence MSRTIGIDLGTTNSCVAVFEGNNAKVIENAEGERTTPSVVAYTDDGQTLVGRPAKRQAITNPANTLYAIKRLIGRRFDDPITKKDIDMVPYEIVKADNGDAWVKVRDKQLAPQQVSAEVLAKMKKTAEDYLGEKVTKAVVTVPAYFNDSQRQATKDAGKIAGLEVERIINEPTAAALAYGLDKEGGDKKVAVFDLGGGTFDISIIEIADVDGDKQFEVHATNGDTFLGGEDFDNRVIDWIAEEFKKEQGIDLRQDPLAKQRLKEAAEKAKIELSSTTQTEINLPYVTADQSGPKHLNLKLTRAKLEGLVEDLIARAIEPCKTALKDAGMKAGDINEVILVGGQTRMPKVQEAVKEFFGREPRKDVNPDEAVAVGAALQGSVLSGDRSDVLLLDVTPLSLGIETLGGRMTKLIEKNTTIPTRKQEVFSTADDNQTAVTIQVYQGEREQASANKQLGRFDLTDIPPAPRGMPQIEVTFDIDANGILNVSAKDKATNKEQSIEIKASSGLSEDEVEQMVKDAEAHAEEDKKFAELVNSRNQADAMIHGVEKSMKDLGEDKIEASEKEEIETKINELREALKGDDKEAIDTATQALAEASAKLAERAYAESGAEGGEAGGDGEAQAKSDEDVVDAEFTEVKDDDKK
- the grpE gene encoding nucleotide exchange factor GrpE, with protein sequence MSDNDDARKSGDPQEATDQQPEAEMPQGAEGEVAQEDPVARAEALAQAYKDQLLRTRAEAENQRKRMERENSNAVKYAAEKVFRDLLAVVDSLELGLRAAREAGATQPVIEGIELTRKQLGDTLARHGVVELDPAGAVFDPEFHEAVSMTPSADVAPNHVLEVVQKGFQLHERVLRPARVVVAAAAASQAQSGGDDGSQAQDDGEAPSGSDKR
- the hrcA gene encoding heat-inducible transcriptional repressor HrcA, encoding MAELDDRAAWLLKLLIERYIRDGHPVASRQLSREVGNSLSPATIRNVMADLDEMGFVCSPHTSAGRIPTQQGYRLFVDQLLEPEHMPARVQRRLMQEILGSRAAGSDEMLQATSHVLSSLSTMAGVVTVPRRNRAVLRRIEFLPLSGQRVLAILVVNQHEVQNRVLQTERTYAAEELERFANAINTHFAGRDLLALREALRQDLGETKQSVDAQLQSALELLESAAPEKRDDGDMVVAGGANLFAFEELAQIDRLRDLFDALDRKRDLLAVFDQCLEAQGVQLFIGDESGYRVLDDCSVVTAPYSLDGRVAGIIGVIGPTRMAYGRIIPLVRDTARILSEGLKAS
- a CDS encoding NAD(+) kinase, producing the protein MQRFSTIGIVAKRDAAIASTLATLIEFLRDHDCEIITDAGCAALLPEQLDACAPEALHACDLVIVVGGDGTLLHAGRALAARDVPILGINQGRLGFMVDVAPNDLAASLTAVLAGDYHEEQRPMLDAHIERDTDGRHQLLAVNDLVIRNQAAIRMIEFETFLDDAFISTHRADGIIVATPTGSTAYALSGGGPIIHPGVDAVTLVPICPHALSDRPVVVSAQHSIRIRLIGDARTRAVCTADGQHNETIRSGDTLCVQRAPRPLRLIHPPSYNYFEVLRSKLHWGRDRV
- the recN gene encoding DNA repair protein RecN; the encoded protein is MLVHLDIRDFAIVDAVSLDLAAGMTVLSGETGAGKSILVDAIGLLLGDRADSANVRDGAAQAEVSGQWTLAADDDAVRWLDEQALTDEAEPESIVLRRVISADGRSRAFINGRPVSVGALRELGEMLVEIHGQHAHQLLRKPEHQRRLLDDFGDHDALLAEVAEAARALSESKRQHEAAIGTHATDPRQLEYLRHQVEEIEALELSEEGLSELEADHQRLAHAESLLSTGGQALAGLSDDETSARSQLSTIHGLLSELCERSEDFREAADLVDQAFIAVDEATTSLRHALDRIEVDPERLRQVEERISSIHDIARKHHVRAAELPGLGERLRGELEAAEAAGGDIARLEAAIEEARQRYRDATAPLSQARAEAAEALSATVQERLAQLSMPDARLQVAVRSAPEERVSPQGSDEVELQFSANPGQSPRALTRVASGGELSRISLALQTALSARAKVGVMIFDEVDVGVGGATAEVVGRMLRGLAERAQVLCVTHLPQVAAQGHHQITIAKTTSDSTTRVSAQSLTHDQRRDELARMLGGVDITDKTRELAEQMLAQSAA